The region GAAGCAACGATGTAGTTTCCCTTTCAATAGTAATCCCTACAAAATATGCGACCCATTGGGAAAGTTTGTCAAGAAAATAATCAGctgaacaaaatttacatccgtcattttctctttcttttttttctatcacACACGCATCCGTATTACACCTCTTATCACACAGAACTTAcgttatcaaaaaaaattaaaaaaaaatcgcatgaAACCAATGGTAAATGTAagtcaacaaaattaatgCCGACAGGCTTATATGTTCTTTTGTGACAAGCAACACATTAGTTATCTCCAAAACGTATCCcgctgtgtgtgtgtgtaatgAGTCACTAAATGTTGTTGTTATGATTCAAGTTCGAATCTTGTCGTATTCACCAGCGAATTCAgcagcaaaaatttgattatgtGCACATTGCACTGCACATTAAATCCAATCAGcattttcaattacatttattTGTCACACAATTGAAAGTCTTTTCTTTGGATTTCTTCTTTGtcgtttgttgttgttctttcgTATTAACGAGGTAAGGTAACAGAATACGTAACTTAAACTATAAATGTGTTTATCGATTATAGTTGTGCACTTGAGTTTTTGAGGTGACTTCATTGCGTCAAAGGGAAAACGAAAGTTTTGGGTGTACGATTAGCTGTAATTACACATCAACTTAATTAGGCGAAGAGGTTCAATTTACTTGTCgatttctacaatttttgcataacaattatttttgcataacAATCATCGTTTTATGttctaataattttctttgattttcatttactaACATCGCGTTCCGACCATCTGTTACGCACAACACCATATGTGGTCTTATCTGTCTTACCGATGATGGGTTCAAAGATCAACATTGGAGTCCCACTAACACCTGTATAAGCTGTATATGCGTTTGCAATTAAACAGGAGCGTTATAGCAGCCACATTCAAACAGCCCCTGTAACATTGACAAGAGACTGTTTGTGACGAGAATGTTATATTTCTGTGACTAGTTCTATGAAAATTGTTCTTTGAAACCAATCACGattttaatttctgtttctgagaacaaaattttatggaaaatttcagatttgaGACATAAGATtgaacaaattgatgtttggGCATGCGCCGGTTTTTCTCTTCAATGAGTTTGTCTCATACCTTTTTCTCGTATTCATTCGATCGCAAAATGAGCAGGTGAAACGTCTTTGCTTATTCCTTAAACTTGCCTCAGAAACTGATTGGTGTTCAACAGAACGGACTGATCATTTACTGTCTTTTGTCTTTTCGTTCATCGAATTAGAACATCCGCTGTCAATAAGCAATTTTTCGAGCACCTAGACTTTCTTtaataaaaaggaaatttcgTGTCCACTCCACACAATAAACCTTTTCCTTCTCTGTTCAATTTGCAGAACTAAACAGCACCGCCATGACTTCAAATTaaacggatcaaatttacCCTTCAATTACCCCCAACAACATCAAACTACCAGATACACCGATACGTGAACTGCTAAATACCACTTAGCATACCAACTCTCACTGAACaaggaaataaatgaatttaatttgctGGACCATGGCGCCAAACACACGTGTAACACGAAAATGGGAAGTATTTGCTGGACGAAATAAATTCTACTGTGACGGATATTTGATGTCTGCACCGAATACTGGAGTCTTTTATCTAACCGTGGTTTTAATTACCGTGACtagtgttttgttttttgcattTGAGTAAGTCCTCGCCAGTATAGATTGCCAGACATACACTAAGAGACTAATGGAATTTTACTTTGCAGTTGCCCTTACTTAACACTGGAAATAAATCCAGCCATACCGATTGTGGGTGGTTTATTGTATTTCTTCACAATGGGTAAGTGATTGTCTTCACACAATGTTATCACGAAAGCTAATCAGGAGTCCTCGATATCCGCCAAAGCTCTtcacttatttttgttcatattTCTCACTTCTCAACAATTATCTTCTTCACAGGTGCATTGTTCAGAACCACATTCACAGATCCTGGTATTATTCCTAGAGCTTCCCATGACGAGGCTGCATATATTGAGAAACAAATTGGTAAGTCAAAGAAACGAAAAGTCACAAGAATCTTAAATCCAGTTTCTTTGAGTGAATGTGTCTTTCTTGTTCACGGATACAAAATTGACAACATCTCAATTTGCAGAAGTGCCAAATTCGTTAAATAGCCCAACATATCGTCCACCACCGCGCACAAAAGAAGTTTTGGTAAAAGGTCAAACAGTCAAATTGAAATATTGTTTTACGTGTAAAATATTTCGTCCGCCACGAGCATCGCATTGTAGTTTATGCGACAATTGTGTGGACCGATTTGATCATCACTGTCCATGGGTATGGAGGACGTGGAATGGATTTCCGGTTCGGCGTTTCTCATTTAATTTCCCGATTTTCTTGCAGGTCGGCAATTGTGTGGGGAAGCGTAACTATAGATTTTTCTACATGTTCATCGTCTCTCTAGCATTTCTAACCGTTTTTATATTCGCCTGTTCCTTGacacatttaattttatgtaagTGCCGGAGACATTCGTTCGACGTGACTGCTTTacgataatatttttttgttttcttcaccAATTGTAGTAGCAAAAGCAACAAACAAAGAATTTgtagaaatcatcaaaatgtcACCGGCGAgtgttgttattattttcatttgcttCTTCTCAATATGGTCTGTGATAGGATTAGCTGGCTTCCACACATATTTAACGACAAGTGATCAAACAACTAATGAAGATGTAAGTTTCCATTTTGTGTTACAATTGATATGCTCACTGTACCGGGCCATTATCGATCACTGATtttaatcgttttttttacgttttcaGATAAAAGGGTCGTTTTCCTCGAAGGGTGCACAACACAACATAAACCCCTACTCTCACGGAAACATTTGCATGAATTGTTTCTACATCATATGTGGCCCCATGACTCCATCCTTGATTGAtcggtaaatatttttctttaaaaatgaGGAGAGCTCGTTTTGGACAACcgaattgtttaaaaaaaaacttttttctagTCGTGGCGTTGTCACTGACGAATATCGCGTACAAATGCAACAACCCGAACGCTATAACAATGCAATGCAAACGGCACATTTAGTCAGTCAATCAATTGGGAGCAACGATAACAAATACTACGACAAAGAGGTACTCCAACGTCTTTCACCGTTTAAGGTCAATTCTTTAATCGATGTTCGTTTTTCAGCTGCATCCCAATCTGATCAATTCCGGTATCTATCGACAGCGAAGCTACGataatttacaaaatggtAAGTCTCCGTTGCCACTACGGCCAACCACATTCTATCGCAACCGATCGCGGTCGGCCAGCGACTATACGGTTGGTCTATCATTCGTACACGAAACTCTAACGAACCAAATTAGTAACGTGCCAGTGCCTAcacatttcaaatatttttcgccGCAACGGAAATGCAGCGATCCGAACATAATGCCACGATATCCGTACCATAAAAATCGGGCCGTGCCGCGTCAACGACCATGGGACCCAATCAATCGGAATAACATCTGGGACCGGCAAGTCATTGTCGACTTGAAGAGTCCCGGTCTGCCCGATATCTTTGATATATTAGATTTTAACGATCCGAGTGAAATCGATCCAATGTTACGGGTACGCGAACGTGATCATtactacaaaaataaacgttATTCGAATCACTATGTTCCGAGTCCGGCGAAACGGAAGCAACGCTACTCAAATGTGTATGAATATTCGACGATGAGCTACGGTCTCGGCGGTATGGGACGCGGTTTAAATTCCATAGTCGAAACGTCGAGCAGTGAGGAGGAGAGTTCCTAAATCGTtgcgttttattttgtaattcgttttcgattttacttttttttttcgtgcgTGTGGAGGGCTACGTAGCTGGCTAAATGCAAGCGATATTCGCTCAACTAAATAAAAATCCggataaaaatttaatcaaacttaaaaaaacaaaagctttaaaaaacaCAGTCTCTCTTACTCTCTATTTTGTACTTAGATTACTAATAAGCGTAGGTAATTGTGTTCGGGTACATTGGTTTCCATAGAATATGAAAAGCTTCAGAGAAAGCGTAGAAATTgatttagaacatttttgtaaaGAGGAACAGTCTCTTCGTGTCATGCATCGACACAGTTAGATAAGGTTATCTTCTACATGGTCAAACTCGATATTATCAGCATCTAGATCACCTAAATCACCTAAATTCACTAAATCAGTATGAACATTTAACAAACCTCAAACGAACAAGTTCGACAATTTcgttaaatctgctacttcatttgttaaaagtaTCTTCTAATTATTGATaaaaagtcttttacttcGAATGGTATAACGcacattttgctatttaaaGCAACGTTAGCTAGACCTCATCACTTTGTCGTGTTTGTCTCTAACAGATCTATTACTATGAATCCGTCTAGATGGATCATGTATAAAATGCAAGTTCTTTATTCTTGATCATGCGTTTTATTTACCATTAGTTGCGCGATTGGTGACAATAAGATCTGAAACCATTGGTAGCTTGATAAGTAAAGAAAATGACATCGAAATGGCGCCtaaataatcataaaatacTCGAAATAACTTCCTCCAGAAATAATAGCAATAACATCAGCCTGTATCATCATAATCTATAAACCAATCAAAACCAACTGTTCTACAGTTTCCTCATGATTTTACTTTGTACACTTAAGACGACAAAACCATACTCACCCTTTATCAAGTAGTTTTGTTTGATAGCCGCATACAGTCTATTATGGTATGGTGTTTCTCGATAATCCCGATTTTTGCGTTacgaaattgatgaattatCCCATAGGTGAAAACACGTAGTTCGGATGAACCATCATTTTTCTGTCAGAAATCTTAGAAATGTTTAAATCACAAAAGAAAGGTCGTACCGCATGCCATCTGATGTGTTTCAAGACCTAAAATATACTGCTTAAACCAGGAATCCAGATTCGAAGGACAAAGATCACAAGTGTTACTTCAATTCTTCTTGATTCACATAAATATAACTTAACTCCAATTAGAATGACCAGATGTATGTGCATTTCATTTCCTATCTGATTAAATAATAGTTGAGATGTTCCCCTTTAAATATACGATTCGAGTAACTACAGACGTAAAATACTTACAAATCGTTTGAAATAGCAACACAAATGTACCCAACATAAAAATATACTCCTAGGTCATGGCGTCCTTATGAATATTAAATTAAGACAAagaggaaaaaatatttaaaaatcacaataaataattaatttagcCAATATATACTACATACACAAACgtaaacataataaataaaaggGAATTATAAGTAAAATTATAGTTATATTCATATACAACCACACACTAATACAACAACAGTAACAAAACCagttatttaaatgaaaatgatggaaatttattattataaagaaaatacaagcaaaaatagaagaaaaaccaaacaaCAAAGCCTGCGATATAATCTTaactaaaagaaaaacaattttaatttctaaaaacaaaaatttgtaaattttccattttttaatgCTTTCATTGGCAAAAcgtttcgtttgtttgtgtgaaaatgaaaaatcattttgagcCTTTTGCAATTGAGCCAATTTGTTTTGGGGGTGAGTTGATTGACAAAGAATTATGTTTTATGTTCTCAATTGCATAACATTAGTTTAAACAGAAGGCTGTTCTATTGAAGCtattttgttttagttttcttagttcgatttttatttctgTTCTTAGAATTTCTGTTTCGTTTATTGTTGTGTTACCACAGTTGGACGTTTTTCAATGGCGAACTATtcgaaataactttttttttgttaaatttaaatcaatccTTTCGTTGTATTTATGTCGATAGTAATCGTTATGCACCCGAATTTGTTGATGTGTTACAAACGACATGAGTATTATGACGTGTAGTCGTTAAATGTGCTACTTCTTCATTCGGTTCAAGGTATCGTCTAGTGTTtgatacgaaatcttttacttcaaatgtttttacattcattttgctatattttgcactttcattgatttatctTGATCCAAATCGAGACATTCAGATTGTTTAGGACACTTTTGAGCAAATGGGACTAAAAGAGCTAAAAAAATTGACCTGAAAGGAACTAACATAACTCAATCCGGTAATGACAGAGTTCAGAAAGTATTCTTAactaaaattacaattttctcaGGTGATCTCACATCTCTGGATGGGTCTACCACTTTCTATagtttcaattcattcgagAATAGCCTTTGAAGGATTTCATAATAAACTATCGACGGTTTTCATTGTCGACCATGAAGTTTTACCTCTCAaggaatttatttcctttaaaTTCTTGCTCTGAACACGAACTGGCGTTCAGTCATTAGAGCCTATTTACGATCTGCAAACTcctatttcaattttcctgGTAATTAACAAGATCTGCATGCGTTCGGTTACATTGTTAAGTTTATATTCAGTATTTTGTTGTTAGATTTGTCATCTCATTACTTGCTTTTTGCTAAATACGGCTTCTGCTTTATGGCGGTGATAAGAATAGCAGGCTTGAAAAATTGCCAGCTTCGTTTACGCCGCTAACACTCATAAATGAATCATTATACCAATTGGAATAACACGTTAACACATTACACTCaacaaaattgttattgtcatccatctgttatcatcatcaacattttttttttatctctgtTCTTTCATCCCATCAATGAATTGGAAAATATCCGAGTCTAAcctttattttattgttgcaGGTCACTCGACTAGTAACGCTCATCTGGTTGACAATGAACTTCCCATTTCGACGCTACACAGTCCAGCTGATCCAATGAATCTGACGCCGACAGATGACAACGATGTCGACGACGATGATGGATTGGAGAATTTAAGCAATCGCAATAATTTGAGCGGCAGTTATTCGAACTTATTTCGCGACATACTGGATGATGATGACTGTAAGCTGAATAGCACCGAACAAAAAGTTCACCAGAAAGATTTGAGCGAAAATGTCTACTCCAATATACCGTCGACGACGTCGATACCAGCTGGTGACAATAGTGAAAAATCCGATCCAAATTTGCATGTCTACTCAAATATTGTAGAGACAACGGCAGGAACATCATCGtcggaaaatttaaataaatcaacGAGTGGAAATGTCGATGCAACATTAACTGACGGATCGTCAACGATGATTGCCAACGATTTGGATTTGGATGATCCAGCGCTGGCGGTCGCAACGTTCGGTATGGCTAAACCGAAGGATAGCAGTAAATTGGTAAACGAAAAGATGATCAAATCAACGAAAGTAGATCGGTCTAGTTTAAACAATAAACGAATGCCTAAGTCCAGttcaatggaaatgaaaaatgtgataCCTCAAGTGGCCATAGTCGATCAGTCGTCGAACGCTGTAAATGGCAGTAGTGCAACAACGACCGCAAATGCATCGTTTTGCAGTCCGAGTCGTATGCGTTTGCTACACGACACGACAATGATCGATACGGCATTAGATTTGGATAGCTTGGACGATGGTTCGAGTGTTGGTAATAACTCGCAAGCGTGTCTGGTGAAAACGGCAATCGTTTGAATCGACTTTTGAATGCGATGAAAGCTTTACGGCAACAAAGTGTACAGCATCCATGTGTAAATTGATGGGAAGGTTGGATGGATGAGAATTAGGAGTATGGTTCGTCTGTTAGTTAATTTTTCTCTGGCGAGGGTTCAAACCATAAGCTGAATCGACAAAGTCACAAATTAGATACCAAAATAGATCTAACATTTGACTTGTGGCGTGTGTCTTCGCTGAGAATGTTTTACGACTGAGATTCATTTCCTTCCTATAAGATCAGTTAgctagatttttttaattatttttttatttaagcgCGAACAAACGAACATTTTGCGAAGAGAAACTTTATTGTTATTTTCTGCTGCTgtgttttttctcttttctttttttttcatttcatgtgtGTAAGGTACTGCCAATGTGTGCAGacaaatgcaaatttttaatttaattttgaaagagaaaattatttaagatGTGCTCTAAGTCAAAACGAAtaagtaatttaaaaaaaagtgaaaattgacGTCCACTGTCATGTAGgccgaaatttttttgtcaattttatttccgatttgttttttctcgaaaaaaataaaatgtgaaatcatTCTAATTTTGGTGTCTATTGTTTATCTGGAGCAACGATACGAATTTGGTATAAGAAAAGTTTGAAGTGTGGATCTAATTAAACATTACCATTTTCACAGACCACGAGTAGGTCACCAGTATGGTTATCTATAACTACTTcggtttaaatattttcaaaatattgatacgaaatcttttacttcatttaattttaacattcatttttcgtGCAGAATACCTCTAAATTTAGTTGCTGACAGAATAGAATAGGACCGTCATCGCATCCATAATATATTAAAACGCACCTCCTATAAAATTTCCTTCGCTCTTTAACAGAATTTTCCATAGCATTTATTGGTTCACAATCAAGCGACTGAAATCCattttatttgctaaaaatagCGCATACCAAAAATAGACAATGGCTACTATTGTCTGAGACGCAGAAATTTGATATTGTTATGTAAGCCATAAAATGGGAGCGCCTTCGTTAATATATATTAGTAACATATGAGCAGACGCTTGTCTATCATCGGAAACGACGTAAAAAGGAAATGATGAGATCTGGTTATTGCCGTCTTTGATGGTAAAATTTAAGTTAaaccaaatgaagtacaagaatTTGCTTCAATCTGTCGCATAAGCTTTAAAAGAAACATAACAGACTCTATACTAATACTGGTGACTTGTTTGTCGTTTGTGGAAGATTAATGGGGTTGGGTTCATAATCACCATTTCGAACGTACCATTAACCGATTGATTGTTCCAAACTGTAAAAAAGCAACCAATTACCAAGGTAAAGAAACAGTAAAGTGTGCAGACATAGGCACTCGCATTctaagaaataaaaaagtgaaaatatttttgctatgACGGATAAGCTTAACACAGCTTGTAGTGTAAATGGAAAGGAACTTgatgtgaatttttgtttttttaaattattgaaaatatttacaatttaattagTTGATTAAAACTGTAGAATGTAAGGTCATGAAGAGAAGAGTGATTATTATGAGatttagaaaatattgttaaagTTATTGAGCTGAAAAAACCCTTACCCGTAGAACTGACTAAATGGTATTTTTGCAGTCGTATTTATTCTGCGCTAATCGCATTTTAGGAAGActtttttaagaaaacttCGGACGAAAGATTACTTTCTTTTCGGAATTATAACGACCAAAATGTTTCCACTAAAGTCCTAAAATATGTTTAACCGAAAAAGTTACGCTTAGCGTTCCGTACGTAATTTTTAAACTCTGTCATGCTGTACAAAGTTTATTcctttttttagtttcaaaaTTCTAATCTTTAGCAGCATCTATTTCGGCTTACTCTATTATTCTGGACGAGATTCTGAGTCTAAAGAACACCGTCCACTCTTTCTGAACATAAAATTCTTGCAACCGGTTATGTTTTTCCGTTGCTCTGCACGTATCCAATCCTTTGCGCAAACTGACAGCCAAAATTCTGAAACTAACCTACTGGTCCTGCGGGtaataaaaaatgacaaaaccaTAATAAGTAAGTCAAGTtgcatttaaattattaaacaaCGACAATGACTagcatttgaaaatatttattttacgagTTTTAGTTGTGAGCAAAGTAAAGAAAACAACCAATTTGTTAAAACAATGGCCCATTCGATGTGGgtactaaaaattatttaaaaaaaagaaggaaaaaatgataattttcattatttttgtaaaatgagaAAACCTTTAAGAATCCATCGtaagaaattataatttttgttactttgtcataggaaaatgttttcaaatcaaaagaaatataaaacgatttttttctacaaaataaaCCCCGCGTTTACTTTCAAGCGAAATAATTCTCTTACTGTTACGCTCATAGAGGTTACGCTAAGAATTCTACGACCAAGCGAGCGACCAAGAAGGAACTTGAatctttgaattttaaatggtAGCGCTTGACATCGCAGTAAGAGAGGTAGAAGTAACttaatttttcgaataaaatacgCTGCTAGTCGTAGGTACCAATAAGAAGAGACTGAAAACCCATCAAGGGAACTTTCTTTTTAAAGTCATCATAGCATTCTTATCGGAAAATGTTGTGATAAATTGAGATATGACTCCTTTCTAAACACGTTGTAAGTAATAAAAACAATCTTCTGGCATGGAGCTTCGTTTCGATTTAGTTTTTATTCGGACAAATGCAGCATCATTTCATCGCGTATCTCGCAGCCAAAATTGTAATAAGGATTTCTATCTGGACCATCAACTTGACCGTTCAATGAATCACTGATATCTTTATTGTTTACCACGCCGGAGTCATCCACATCGATTTGGTCATTGAAACAGCCGTGTTCCAAGAAAATGTTATACAATGCACAACACGCATTCACAATCTTCGTCATCTTTTCGGCAGGGTAACGAGTACTcagcaaaatttcgaatttatctTGCAAAATGGATAAACATTTCAATATCCTTTTGTGGGCCTGTGCATGTTTCTGATTGAAGTTGATTCTTTCTTTCGTCAAAAGAGCGTCCGGTAAGAATGGCGTCATAAGCCACGGTTCTAACGTGTAATCCGGTCCGCCCagtaaaatgtgtttgttgCCATTCCGATAGCAGCGTTCCAGTTCATCTTTTTCGGCGGAGACGGACCAGATATCTGTTGCAGGTACACCGCCGGGATATCGAGGATCGACTGAGAGTATTTTCATATCGTAATCACATacctgaaaatttaaatatttgaattctaTTTAAATTGCAGTTTAATTTCGCATTTGggattaatgaaaataaagtaAGTGGCTTCATTGTAGGTTCGCTAACATTCTTACAAATTTACTGCGAAGAGTAACAGTAAAGTTTCTCAATATGAGATCACACTTTAAGGAAATTGCTTGCTGTTTTCTTCAGGTTCCTAAAAGCGAGGGGAAAACCACTTAGATTAAGAAGGTGGTCAAACATTGCGTAACAGTTATCATGTTAAATCAACACGGAACAGCTAAAAATCTCTATACTTGGCTAGTGGAAATTTACGTCCACATTTTCAAAGATCAGGTAGTCAGACAGTAAAATGGAGTGTGTGTTTACAAAAATCTGTGATTTACATCATCGAAGGAGCTCAAATTTTTAAGGGAGAAGGGGATCTGGACAAAAACGTGCATGTTAACGTTTGGACATAGGCGTGCAGAGTGGGAGAGAGGtataaaattccaatttttaggCGTGTAAACTATTTGAATGTCCGCTCAATATTTAATATAACATCAGATCGTATTCCCAGTCTTCTAGGAATGACTACGTCTTGCTACCATAAACATGTATaaaaaaccacaaaatttaatgcacaaaaaaaatgtatttcaaaaTCTAGAAATAGATGACAAGTGAATTGAATTTGATCATTTTGGGAAACTTATATTGAACAACTGAACATTGCTATAGCAAATTGtccaacattttctgtaagtctatttgtttctatttctttcttttgtcTGGATGCGCTCGACTTCGTAATAACTTTTAATCCAACGATCGAATCATAGATATTGTTATTTCGGTAGTAATTTATAACACAACTCAAAGTCGCCCCTCCTTTCCCAGCGGCCGTAATTTTATCAGTTAACTCTTTCTCATTGTAACGTTTATCAGCTTCAACAATTCCGTCACAATCGACACTATTCGCATCGATGCGTTCAGGATTGATATCCGCATTACCAAAATCTATGATGTTGTTGTCCGCCACATACTTAGCCAAGCAATATTCTTGTTGAGCTACTGCCAACGATTCGTTTTTGATTCCCAAAACTTCGTTGAAAACACTGATAAAATCATTCTTGTCCGTCTCACAATAGttcgaaatttctttcaattcctttcgaAAATCGTTTCTGGTCGTCCTAAGTAGTGCTCTTCGGTAAGCTTCGCTTATTACTCCACTCATTTCCACCACACTTATCTTAATAAGATAATCGACAGACTCTTTATTGCCAAATTCTTCGATTAAGCAGTCAGCCGCATCTGGAATTTCTGTAGTAATTGTGTCGTCTACTGTCCCCTTAATGATCTGAACAGTCAGTGGTGTTATAAGACGACATTGTGATGAAGGTGGTTGGGATGAATGGAAGTTTTCACTCAGTTTTCCTTTGGCTCGCAAATATTGCACTAAACAGGCTTCTCCTTCCCGTATACTATTATTTGCTACTACCGAACTCAGAGCTGCACAAATTGCAATACAGACGAAGGCAAATTTTACTTGGAAATG is a window of Bradysia coprophila strain Holo2 unplaced genomic scaffold, BU_Bcop_v1 contig_350, whole genome shotgun sequence DNA encoding:
- the LOC119080853 gene encoding putative nuclease HARBI1 gives rise to the protein MEEVMVTSKINSVDDLSDEQFLEIFKIPRTVFMFLFGEIKRHFKPPRLKAVTPMTRLACCLQILSNKKLNQNVLRQNVSICPSLSVSQPVVSRSVDMVLTVFEKKICPKWIKFPTADADIAKCKGRFFDETGLTNVIGCVACLNISVLPFINNQERFGNSDGVQSINVQVVCDYDMKILSVDPRYPGGVPATDIWSVSAEKDELERCYRNGNKHILLGGPDYTLEPWLMTPFLPDALLTKERINFNQKHAQAHKRILKCLSILQDKFEILLSTRYPAEKMTKIVNACCALYNIFLEHGCFNDQIDVDDSGVVNNKDISDSLNGQVDGPDRNPYYNFGCEIRDEMMLHLSE
- the LOC119080838 gene encoding palmitoyltransferase app, whose product is MNLICWTMAPNTRVTRKWEVFAGRNKFYCDGYLMSAPNTGVFYLTVVLITVTSVLFFAFDCPYLTLEINPAIPIVGGLLYFFTMGALFRTTFTDPGIIPRASHDEAAYIEKQIEVPNSLNSPTYRPPPRTKEVLVKGQTVKLKYCFTCKIFRPPRASHCSLCDNCVDRFDHHCPWVGNCVGKRNYRFFYMFIVSLAFLTVFIFACSLTHLILLAKATNKEFVEIIKMSPASVVIIFICFFSIWSVIGLAGFHTYLTTSDQTTNEDIKGSFSSKGAQHNINPYSHGNICMNCFYIICGPMTPSLIDRRGVVTDEYRVQMQQPERYNNAMQTAHLVSQSIGSNDNKYYDKELHPNLINSGIYRQRSYDNLQNGHSTSNAHLVDNELPISTLHSPADPMNLTPTDDNDVDDDDGLENLSNRNNLSGSYSNLFRDILDDDDCKLNSTEQKVHQKDLSENVYSNIPSTTSIPAGDNSEKSDPNLHVYSNIVETTAGTSSSENLNKSTSGNVDATLTDGSSTMIANDLDLDDPALAVATFGMAKPKDSSKLVNEKMIKSTKVDRSSLNNKRMPKSSSMEMKNVIPQVAIVDQSSNAVNGSSATTTANASFCSPSRMRLLHDTTMIDTALDLDSLDDGSSVGNNSQACLVKTAIV